A stretch of Acropora palmata chromosome 9, jaAcrPala1.3, whole genome shotgun sequence DNA encodes these proteins:
- the LOC141892964 gene encoding hemicentin-1-like isoform X3 has product MDIALSSPLKADMIVFVRFCLLLFPVSLVRETESQVIITSKPPNPVRGLEGQPLTLNWTFSAGATLFRVELAVSGSRLALVELSPGSTRIRGIFSGRVDAIYTETNATITFSSLNKTDAATYDFIVIDEKDASAQVTLQLIVQYPPSLITRASDQVSLEGDPEMTLTCTADGVPAPNITWTEVFANGSDSDVLVTDEQFTLLSSRTSDGTYRCKASNGIGSDVNQTVNVTVNFKPEKFVFTVESSNKNICKGDIINITCSAVGKPVVHTYQLIRDDTPVHTSSDSVLFWRQNTTASGETVYTCVANNTVATANATKAITVNERSAVEKLENVTTEEGKNATLYCNVTGIPMPSVSWEEVKTGSRFYENPLVFTNVSRKQAGEYICHASNACGNDSMKGILSVNYPPEGVQLQVSEGTGCKGANVIFTCSAADANPMELTYDLYENNFMGINSSSTGIWNRTMTTGGKLVYSCKVTNIIGTAMSTDISVIVNEQSAIEQLKNVTTMEGRNATLNCSVTGIPVPSVFWEEVKTGSRFSENPLVFTNVSRKQAGEYICHASNACGNDSMKGILSVNYPPEGVQLQVSDDTVCKGANVIFSCSAADANPMELTYHLYENNVMVINSSSTGIWNRTMTTGGVFVYSCKVTNVIGTAMSTNVSVTVNVPPSILPIGNETIIEGGNVTLTCNASGFPAPTVYWVKTSNRDRFNGTELVLTSINRSEAGEYKCVASNPCNTTTELTDIDVQFPPEMVKLVPSKTTVCQREIIIFNCSAHSNPAVHTYQWYVNETMVNEVISTGVWNRTMTTGGVFVYKCKVNNSIGAVMSENVTITVNEPPSILPFTRKEVTEGGNLTVMCNVSGIPPPTVFWVKTSNGERTNGTDLVFTSINRTQSGDYTCKASNPCGDATQSAEIDVQFKPEMVQLMASKTTVCKGESIVLNCSANSEPAVHSYQLYKNGTMVNEVHSRGVWFLTMATGGVFVYKCKVTNSVGTAMSENVSITVNEPATIEKVEKSTVAEGGYLTLSCQVSGDPFPSVSWVKVMGGERFNGSNLSLRNVNGNASGEYRCEAANLCSSVSSVSSVTVVDAPKITHISAPHILSTGEVLTLNCTADGNPEPNITWTRLPNGETVNMPLTVTGKKYVEDYRCTASNGIGTVSKDTSVTRGYCEETCEGGRTCRVGLCRCTDGKTGDTCEITEQPKKRVLVGIVFTMTFKAVYDDLGNPETKALIVKIEVAVKVELSGTGVTQVRVASLKEGSVIADLELTFSSSTYEDYLRGRLQDATKDNKLGDLDVKQVVVGRFISPDEPEQTCSPFFEGKDCTRAAGTLIALIVVGVILAVALLIGLVICCFHKKNASGRGSFQNVKVTQRQDPEGNNSLARDYVEPGGSRETLHGNVNTGYDPERPPESTQMATFSSNNGRVEGIHLKDSRSQKAQPGEGTYADLGDFQAKRTAPATLPPIKKPPTYEETNYAEITQFLKAPVAPQQDESPQEESALLEAPVEEPDENAKDDAWNNLNNDSAALSRDTKEETNTDKLYPSLELVKSENKTEQIVVSI; this is encoded by the exons ACCCACCGTCATTGATAACAAGAGCTTCAGACCAAGTTAGTCTGGAAGGTGACCCAGAAATGACTTTAACTTGTACTGCAGATGGTGTACCAGCGCCAAACATCACCTGGACAGAAGTGTTTGCTAATGGCAGTGATAGTGATGTACTGGTTACTGATGAACAATTTACACTTCTCAGCAGCAGAACCAGTGATGGAACTTATCGTTGCAAGGCAAGCAACGGCATCGGAAGTGATGTAAACCAAACGGTCAATGTGACTGTAAATT TCAAAccagaaaaatttgtattCACAGTAGAGAGCAGtaataaaaacatttgcaaaGGAGACATTATCAACATCACCTGTTCAGCTGTTGGGAAACCTGTGGTACATACATATCAGTTGATTAGGGATGACACTCCGGTGCACACAAGCAGCGATTCAGTGCTGTTTTGGAGGCAAAACACCACAGCTAGTGGAGAGACTGTGTACACCTGTGTGGCAAACAACACTGTGGCAACAGCAAATGCCACAAAAGCTATCACTGTTAATG AGCGATCGGCCGTagaaaagcttgaaaatgtCACAACAGAGGAAGGAAAGAATGCAACATTATACTGTAATGTGACAGGAATCCCAATGCCATCTGTTTCTTGGGAAGAGGTTAAGACTGGAAGTCGTTTCTATGAAAACCCGCTTGTATTTACTAATGTTAGCAGGAAGCAGGCGGGAGAATACATATGTCATGCTAGTAATGCATGTGGAAATGACTCCATGAAAGGGATTCTCAGTGTGAACT ATCCACCAGAGGGAGTCCAGTTGCAAGTAAGTGAAGGTACAGGCTGCAAAGGTGCAAATGTCATTTTCACTTGTTCGGCCGCAGATGCCAACCCCATGGAACTCACTTATGACCTGTATGAGAACAATTTTATGGGCATTAATAGCAGCAGTACAGGAATTTGGAACAGAACAATGACAACTGGTGGAAAACTTGTCTACAGTTGCAAGGTTACCAACATCATTGGAACAGCAATGAGCACAGATATTTCTGTCATTGTCAATG agCAATCAGCCatagaacagcttaaaaatgTCACAACAATGGAAGGAAGGAATGCAACATTAAACTGTAGTGTGACAGGAATCCCAGTGCCATCTGTTTTTTGGGAAGAGGTTAAGACTGGAAGTCGTTTCTCTGAAAACCCGCTTGTATTTACTAATGTTAGCAGGAAGCAGGCGGGAGAATACATATGTCATGCTAGTAATGCATGTGGAAATGACTCCATGAAAGGGATTCTCAGTGTGAACT ATCCACCAGAGGGAGTCCAGTTGCAAGTAAGTGATGATACAGTCTGCAAAGGTGCAAACGTCATTTTCAGCTGTTCGGCCGCAGATGCCAACCCCATGGAACTCACTTATCACCTGTACGAGAACAATGTTATGGTCATTAATAGCAGCAGTACAGGAATTTGGAACAGAACAATGACAACCGGAGGAGTGTTTGTCTACAGTTGCAAGGTTACCAATGTCATTGGAACAGCAATGAGCACAAATGTTTCTGTCACTGTCAATG TTCCGCCATCCATTCTGCCAATAGGCAATGAAACGATTATTGAAGGTGGAAATGTGACATTGACTTGTAATGCATCTGGCTTCCCTGCACCGACTGTTTACTGGGTGAAGACAAGCAATAGAGACCGCTTTAATGGAACGGAATTGGTTTTGACAAGTATCAATAGGAGTGAAGCAGGAGAATACAAATGTGTGGCCAGTAATCCATGTAACACTACAACAGAGTTGACAGACATTGATGTGCAGT tCCCACCAGAGATGGTTAAGCTAGTTCCAAGCAAAACAACGGTCTGCCAAAGAGAGATCATCATCTTCAACTGTTCAGCTCATAGCAACCCTGCTGTCCATACGTATCAGTGGTATGTGAATGAAACCATGGTGAATGAAGTCATCAGTACAGGAGTTTGGAACAGAACAATGACAACTGGAGGAGTGTTTGTCTACAAATGCAAAGTTAACAACTCAATTGGCGCAGTAATGAGTGAAAATGTCACCATCACTGTTAATG AGCCTCCATCCATTCTACCGTTCACAAGGAAGGAGGTAACTGAAGGAGGCAATCTGACAGTGATGTGCAATGTATCTGGTATTCCACCGCCGACAGTATTTTGGGTGAAGACAAGCAATGGAGAGCGCACCAATGGAACTGATTTAGTGTTTACAAGCATCAATAGGACTCAATCAGGAGATTACACTTGCAAAGCAAGCAATCCATGCGGTGATGCGACACAGTCGGCTGAAATTGATGTGCAAT tcAAACCTGAAATGGTCCAGTTGATGGCCAGCAAAACAACAGTGTGTAAAGGAGAATCCATCGTTTTGAACTGTTCAGCAAATAGCGAACCTGCCGTCCATTCTTATCAGTTGTATAAGAATGGAACTATGGTGAACGAAGTCCATAGTAGAGGTGTTTGGTTTCTAACAATGGCAACAGGAGGAGTGTTTGTCTACAAATGCAAGGTTACCAACTCAGTTGGAACAGCAATGAGTGAAAATGTCTCCATCACTGTCAACG AGCCAGCAACAATCGAGAAAGTAGAGAAGAGTACAGTAGCTGAAGGAGGATACTTGACTTTGTCTTGTCAAGTGTCTGGTGATCCGTTTCCATCTGTTTCGTGGGTCAAAGTCATGGGCGGAGAACGATTCAACGGAAGCAATTTGTCTTTGCGAAATGTCAACGGGAATGCATCCGGTGAATACAGATGTGAAGCCGCTAACCTTTGCTCCAGTGTCTCCAGTGTCTCCAGTGTAACCGTCGTTG ATGCTCCTAAAATAACACACATTTCCGCACCTCACATCCTGAGTACAGGCGAAGTGTTGACTCTCAACTGCACAGCGGATGGTAACCCAGAACCAAACATCACTTGGACCAGACTCCCAAATGGCGAAACTGTCAATATGCCTTTGACTGTcacgggaaaaaaatatgtagAAGACTATAGATGCACTGCTTCAAATGGGATAGGAACTGTCTCCAAAGATACCTCGGTTACCC GAGGATATTGCGAGGAAACCTGCGAAGGTGGAAGGACGTGTCGTGTTGGACTTTGCCGTTGCACAGATGGAAAAACTGGAGACACATGCGAGATAACTG AACAACCCAAAAAAAGGGTTTTAGTAGGAATTGTATTCACGATGACATTCAAAGCGGTGTATGATGACCTAGGGAATCCTGAAACGAAGGCACTCATTGTAAAAATTGAAGTGGCG gttaaaGTTGAGTTGAGTGGGACTGGAGTGACTCAAGTTCGGGTCGCTTCGTTGAA GGAAGGAAGTGTTATCGCAGATTTGGAGCTTACATTCAGTAGCAGTACTTATGAAGACTATTTAAGAGGGCGTTTACAGGATGCTACAAAAGATAACAAACTTGGCGACCTTGACGTGAAACAAGTTGTTGTTGGTAGATTTATTTCTCCGG ATGAACCGGAACAAACGTGTAGTCCATTTTTCGAAGGAAAAGACTGCACAAGAG CCGCTGGTACACTGATTGCTTTGATCGTGGTAGGTGTAATACTGGCGGTTGCTCTCCTTATTGGCCTTGTCATATGCTGCTTCCATAAGAAGAATGCATCTGGTCGTGGATCCTTCCAGAACG tCAAAGTCACGCAAAGGCAGGACCCTGAAGG AAATAACTCACTGGCTCGTGATTATGTCGAACCTGGTGGATCCCGCGAGACTTTGCACGGTAACGTTAATACTGGGTACGATCCCGAGAGACCACCTGAAAGCACGCAAATGGCAACATTCAGCTCAAACAATGGACGGGTGGAGGGAATCCATCTCAAGGATTCGCGTTCACAG AAAGCACAACCCGGGGAAGGAACCTATGCTGATCTTGGAGATTTCCAGGCGAAGCGAACCGCTCCTGCTACTTTACCGCCTATAAAAAAGCCTCCAACCTACGAAGAAACAAATTATGCGGAGATAACCCAATTCTTAAAGGCACCTGTTGCACCACAGCAAGATGAAAGTCCTCAAGAAGAATCAGCTTTGCTAGAGGCTCCTGTAGAGGAACCAGATGAGAATGCGAAAGATGATGCTTGGAATAACTTGAACAATGATTCTGCTGCTCTGAGCCGCGACACGAAGGAAGAAACCAACACCGACAAGTTGTATCCTAGTTTGGAATTGgttaaaagtgaaaacaagaCCGAACAAATTGTGGTCTCGATTTGA